In one Candidatus Paceibacterota bacterium genomic region, the following are encoded:
- a CDS encoding protein kinase, translated as MNENANMDRKCEKCGALLAADAPEGLCPRCLMGLNLATQTEAPEGEIGPDGTQVVRPKPEPPPPLEEIAPHFPHLEILECMGRGGMGVVYKARQPRLNRLVALKILAREKEKDQRFADRFTREAQALARLNHPNIVTVYDFGEADGLYYLLMEYVDGMNLRQLLQTRKLAPEEALTIVPSICEALQYAHQEGIVHRDIKPENILMDKQGRVKIADFGIAKLLGGGGAAVSLTGEQQVVGTPHYMAPEQVETPAVVDHRADIYSLGVVFYEMLTGELPLGKFAPPSQKVHVDVRLDQVVLHALEKEPERRYQQASQVKTDVETIAKSEVRGSQPVPPRSSAAMPAPAASGVGDALRQVRGPAIGLVITAILNWAGIPLIFLITMFVASRHAISKAPMLLLPLLALVLSGIMLVAGLKMKRLQAYWLAVAGSILAILVTPGNLIGLPIGIWALVVLSQRHVREAFRQGQGATGLQATPASNGGGGWKTAAVIAATVLLVLAIPVGAIILSIGLPVYFRAQHRANVTRAQLPTLVVHGTVVDAVTGRPIAGARVDDNFDGARPNRPPQQAWTDNMGNYKLCTWREAHTLAASAPGYETKLQVFTANGSPPRPGTHMDYMDFRLQPAKDSGPDEPGGAATAEESGAAGKAAPGTDPQVLEKTVRLGKEAYQSGDYSRALGQLLPAAMNGHPVAQHRVGVMYFMGQGVAQDAAEATRWFRKAAEQGQAESQYSLGMRYLLGESVVKDPKEAAHWFQLAAEQGVPEAQASLALRCANGDGVPQDVVEAYKWAMLARSVLGASSGSISLGNLEQRMTQEQIVEAKRRAKEFVPKRTGPADP; from the coding sequence ATGAATGAGAATGCGAACATGGACCGGAAGTGTGAGAAATGCGGCGCCCTGCTGGCGGCCGACGCGCCCGAGGGGCTCTGCCCACGCTGCCTGATGGGGCTGAACCTGGCGACGCAAACCGAGGCGCCCGAGGGTGAGATCGGGCCGGACGGCACCCAGGTGGTTCGTCCGAAGCCCGAACCACCTCCGCCCCTGGAGGAGATCGCCCCGCACTTCCCTCACTTGGAAATTCTGGAATGCATGGGCCGTGGCGGCATGGGCGTGGTCTATAAGGCGCGCCAGCCGCGCCTCAATCGCCTGGTCGCCCTCAAGATCCTGGCCCGCGAGAAGGAAAAGGACCAGCGGTTCGCCGATCGGTTCACGCGCGAGGCGCAGGCCCTCGCCCGGCTCAACCACCCCAACATCGTCACCGTCTATGACTTCGGCGAGGCCGACGGCCTTTACTACTTGCTGATGGAATACGTGGACGGCATGAACCTGCGGCAACTGCTCCAGACCCGGAAGCTGGCGCCCGAGGAGGCCCTGACCATCGTGCCGTCCATTTGCGAAGCCCTGCAATACGCCCACCAGGAGGGCATCGTCCACCGCGACATCAAGCCGGAGAACATCCTGATGGATAAGCAGGGCCGGGTGAAGATCGCCGACTTTGGCATCGCCAAGCTTCTCGGCGGTGGCGGTGCGGCCGTCTCGCTCACCGGCGAGCAGCAGGTGGTGGGCACCCCCCATTACATGGCGCCCGAGCAGGTCGAGACGCCGGCGGTGGTGGATCACCGCGCGGACATCTACTCGCTGGGCGTCGTCTTCTACGAGATGCTCACGGGCGAACTGCCGCTGGGCAAGTTCGCTCCGCCCAGCCAGAAGGTGCATGTGGATGTGCGCTTGGACCAGGTGGTCCTGCACGCTTTGGAGAAGGAGCCCGAACGCCGCTACCAACAGGCCAGCCAGGTGAAGACCGATGTGGAGACCATCGCAAAGTCCGAGGTCCGGGGCTCGCAGCCTGTGCCGCCCAGGTCATCCGCTGCGATGCCCGCCCCGGCCGCCTCCGGTGTCGGGGATGCCCTGCGGCAAGTCCGAGGGCCGGCGATCGGGCTGGTGATCACTGCCATTCTGAACTGGGCCGGGATCCCCTTAATCTTCCTTATCACGATGTTCGTGGCGAGTCGCCACGCAATCAGCAAGGCCCCCATGCTGCTGCTGCCTCTGTTGGCTCTAGTGCTGAGCGGCATCATGCTCGTTGCCGGCCTTAAGATGAAGCGGCTCCAGGCTTATTGGCTGGCGGTCGCGGGCAGTATCCTCGCGATTCTGGTCACTCCCGGGAATCTGATCGGCCTGCCGATTGGTATCTGGGCCCTTGTCGTGCTGAGCCAAAGGCACGTGCGCGAGGCGTTCCGGCAGGGGCAAGGCGCAACCGGGCTTCAAGCAACACCTGCCAGCAATGGGGGTGGTGGCTGGAAGACTGCGGCTGTGATTGCGGCGACGGTGCTGCTCGTGCTGGCAATCCCGGTTGGGGCGATCATCCTGTCCATCGGACTGCCCGTCTATTTCAGGGCCCAACACCGTGCCAATGTGACTAGGGCGCAACTGCCGACGCTCGTGGTGCACGGGACGGTGGTTGATGCCGTCACGGGCCGGCCGATTGCAGGCGCGCGGGTGGATGACAACTTCGACGGCGCTCGTCCCAACCGGCCGCCGCAGCAGGCGTGGACGGATAACATGGGGAATTACAAACTCTGCACCTGGCGGGAGGCGCACACCCTGGCGGCCTCGGCGCCGGGTTACGAAACCAAGCTTCAGGTCTTCACTGCCAATGGCTCGCCGCCGCGGCCAGGGACGCACATGGATTACATGGATTTCCGGTTGCAGCCGGCGAAGGATAGCGGACCGGACGAGCCGGGCGGGGCAGCAACGGCGGAAGAGTCAGGCGCAGCCGGGAAAGCCGCGCCCGGCACAGATCCCCAAGTTCTCGAGAAGACAGTCCGGCTCGGCAAAGAAGCCTACCAAAGCGGCGACTACAGCCGGGCCTTGGGGCAGTTGCTGCCCGCTGCGATGAACGGCCACCCCGTAGCGCAGCACCGGGTCGGCGTGATGTACTTCATGGGGCAGGGGGTTGCGCAGGACGCGGCGGAGGCCACGCGCTGGTTCCGCAAGGCCGCCGAGCAGGGACAGGCGGAATCCCAATACAGCCTGGGGATGCGCTACCTGCTGGGGGAGAGTGTCGTGAAAGACCCGAAGGAGGCTGCTCACTGGTTCCAACTCGCGGCTGAGCAAGGGGTTCCCGAGGCGCAGGCGTCTCTGGCCCTGCGCTGCGCCAACGGCGACGGCGTGCCGCAGGACGTTGTGGAAGCTTACAAGTGGGCGATGCTGGCAAGAAGCGTGCTCGGCGCAAGCAGCGGCAGTATTTCCCTGGGTAACCTGGAACAAAGGATGACGCAGGAGCAGATTGTGGAAGCCAAGCGCCGGGCCAAGGAATTCGTGCCAAAAAGAACTGGCCCAGCCGATCCTTGA
- a CDS encoding prepilin-type N-terminal cleavage/methylation domain-containing protein: MRMLRDATKVRARIRAFTLIELLVVIAIIAILAALLLPALAKAKEKAMRANCVSNLKQVGYAIAMYSSDNNDYLPGPCWTGMFFTYAKSTVATDPYNGSLAGFLTPYLAYKPPQTLLQTAKVAICPASFRVLPPLAPSPPLKVPISYFSLSTITNDPPYGNETLLYPFGRPNTPFAAPKKQTAIKKPSDTWAMTDCDKQLMTALGITSSTYIDYIALEPVHGPKKPALRNYLYFDWHVGSQRTPY, translated from the coding sequence ATGCGTATGTTAAGAGATGCCACAAAAGTCCGCGCCAGGATTCGCGCGTTCACCCTTATTGAATTGCTGGTAGTGATCGCGATCATTGCAATTCTGGCGGCGCTGCTGCTGCCCGCGCTGGCCAAAGCCAAAGAGAAGGCGATGCGGGCGAACTGCGTCAGCAATCTCAAGCAGGTGGGGTATGCGATTGCGATGTACTCCTCCGACAACAATGACTACCTGCCGGGTCCCTGCTGGACTGGAATGTTCTTCACCTACGCCAAGAGCACAGTCGCAACTGATCCCTATAACGGCTCCCTGGCGGGGTTCTTGACCCCGTATTTGGCGTACAAACCCCCGCAGACTCTCTTGCAGACCGCAAAAGTGGCCATTTGTCCGGCCTCCTTCAGGGTGCTGCCGCCGCTTGCGCCGTCACCGCCGCTCAAAGTGCCGATTAGCTACTTCTCACTGAGCACGATCACCAACGATCCTCCTTACGGGAACGAAACTCTGCTTTACCCGTTCGGCCGGCCCAACACGCCTTTCGCGGCGCCCAAGAAACAGACGGCGATCAAGAAGCCCTCCGATACCTGGGCCATGACGGATTGCGACAAGCAACTGATGACCGCCCTCGGCATCACGAGCTCCACCTATATTGACTATATCGCGCTTGAACCTGTGCACGGGCCCAAGAAGCCTGCGCTGCGGAATTACCTCTATTTCGACTGGCACGTGGGGTCGCAAAGAACACCTTACTAG